In the Brassica napus cultivar Da-Ae chromosome A7, Da-Ae, whole genome shotgun sequence genome, one interval contains:
- the LOC106356952 gene encoding RING-H2 finger protein ATL8 produces the protein MARLLFRLLEESTSPSPAVVSPTLNSNLIVIIAALLCALICVLGLVAVSRCTWLRRIAAPNSVQTHHQPPVAAANRGLKKKILRSLPKLTYSPDSPPGEKLVECVICLTEFAAGDELRVLPQCGHGFHVSCIDTWLESHSSCPSCRQILVVARCQKCGGLPGSSSSGSEPNTGITQREDPNNLLP, from the coding sequence ATGGCGCGACTTCTCTTTCGTCTTCTTGAAGAATCCACCTCTCCGTCTCCGGCTGTAGTTTCTCCGACATTAAACTCTAATCTCATAGTCATCATAGCTGCTCTTCTCTGCGCACTCATTTGCGTCCTCGGCTTAGTCGCTGTCTCTCGATGCACCTGGCTCCGACGTATCGCCGCCCCGAACTCGGTCCAGACTCATCATCAACCGCCGGTAGCTGCGGCCAACAGAGGACTAAAGAAGAAAATCCTCCGTTCTCTGCCGAAGCTCACCTACTCGCCGGATTCTCCACCGGGGGAGAAACTAGTCGAGTGTGTGATATGTCTGACGGAATTCGCCGCCGGCGACGAGCTAAGAGTGTTGCCGCAGTGCGGTCACGGTTTCCACGTATCGTGTATTGACACGTGGCTTGAGTCCCACTCTTCGTGTCCTTCCTGCCGTCAAATCTTGGTGGTTGCCAGGTGTCAAAAATGCGGGGGGTTACCTGGTAGCTCAAGCTCAGGATCCGAACCCAATACCGGAATCACGCAACGCGAAGATCCTAATAACTTATTACCTTGA